In a genomic window of Gossypium arboreum isolate Shixiya-1 chromosome 9, ASM2569848v2, whole genome shotgun sequence:
- the LOC108456529 gene encoding S-protein homolog 18-like, translating to MVDLKQFAFPMLAFFVMYPLAIAASEDLLFINYHIHVTNDLPSDLPPGVPSLHLHCKSKDEDLGEKVMLKHEDYTWDAKINLFRTTLFFCYAWWEGKQQYFEAFKATRDEHRCRIYHNSCLWSVREDGIYFSKDSLTWYNEYPW from the coding sequence ATGGTTGACCTAAAACAATTTGCTTTCCCAATGTTGGCATTTTTTGTCATGTATCCATTGGCAATTGCGGCGAGTGAAGATTTGCTGTTTATCAATTACCATATCCACGTAACCAACGATTTGCCTTCGGATTTGCCACCCGGTGTTCCTTCATTACATCTTCATTGCAAGTCTAAGGATGAGGATCTTGGTGAGAAGGTCATGCTTAAGCATGAGGATTACACATGGGATGCAAAAATAAACCTTTTCAGGACAACCCTTTTCTTTTGTTATGCATGGTGGGAAGGGAAGCAACAATATTTCGAGGCTTTCAAGGCCACCAGAGATGAACATAGGTGTAGAATTTATCATAACTCTTGCCTGTGGTCAGTGAGGGAGGATGGGATTTATTTCAGCAAAGATAGTTTGACCTGGTATAATGAGTATCCGTGGTAG